From a single Mycolicibacterium moriokaense genomic region:
- a CDS encoding lysophospholipid acyltransferase family protein produces the protein MAGFGDVLKWTRDQVAARVPKADLDQRDPDYIREQLPGLWLLASWYFRADVRGLDRIPKDGPVLLVGNHSGGNLPPDTFVFTLAFCSYFGVERPFYQLAHNLVVSMPGLGSLRKFGTVAANHENARLALESGAALLVYPGGDYEVFRPTWQRHEVDFGGRKGYVKLAREAGVPIVPVASVGGQEAALFLDRGQWLARLLMVDKIARLKSVPILLAPPWGLTVSDMVPRLPLPTKIAIEVQDPIDADDIAVSDDDVVHEKVEAALQGGVDRLAAQRRFPVLG, from the coding sequence ATGGCGGGGTTCGGTGACGTTCTGAAGTGGACACGGGACCAGGTAGCCGCTCGTGTTCCGAAGGCCGACCTCGACCAGCGCGATCCGGACTACATCCGCGAGCAGCTGCCCGGGTTGTGGCTGTTGGCGTCGTGGTATTTCCGTGCCGACGTCCGCGGCCTCGACCGGATCCCCAAGGACGGACCCGTGCTGCTTGTCGGCAATCACTCCGGAGGCAATCTCCCGCCGGACACGTTCGTGTTCACCCTGGCGTTCTGCTCGTACTTCGGCGTCGAGCGGCCGTTCTATCAACTCGCGCACAACCTCGTCGTGTCGATGCCGGGTCTCGGGTCGCTGCGTAAGTTCGGAACCGTGGCCGCCAACCACGAAAATGCCAGGCTCGCACTGGAATCGGGGGCGGCGCTGTTGGTGTATCCGGGCGGCGACTACGAGGTGTTCCGGCCGACGTGGCAGCGCCACGAAGTCGACTTCGGCGGTCGCAAAGGCTACGTCAAGCTCGCGCGCGAGGCCGGCGTGCCGATCGTGCCGGTCGCCAGCGTCGGCGGCCAGGAGGCGGCCCTGTTTCTCGATCGCGGGCAGTGGCTGGCCAGGTTGTTGATGGTCGACAAGATTGCGCGGCTGAAGAGCGTGCCCATTCTGTTGGCGCCGCCGTGGGGTCTGACTGTCAGCGACATGGTGCCGCGACTGCCACTGCCGACGAAGATCGCGATCGAGGTGCAGGACCCCATCGACGCCGACGACATCGCGGTCAGCGACGACGACGTCGTGCACGAGAAGGTGGAGGCGGCTCTGCAGGGCGGGGTGGATCGGTTGGCGGCGCAACGACGATTCCCGGTGTTGGGCTAA
- a CDS encoding SRPBCC family protein, producing MRVQRQCIVHADRETVWKVVSSPDCYPEFMASLERWETADDERVGLGARYTVHWKVGSVPIGGVIEIVEFDPPRELAWVGLAGVSQRGRFRLRETPDGRTKVTFRLSYESAGNLLGLIADRVAAGQVGRNMGETLKNLRRMVEG from the coding sequence ATGCGTGTTCAGCGGCAGTGCATCGTCCACGCGGACCGCGAGACGGTGTGGAAGGTCGTCAGCAGCCCCGACTGCTATCCCGAGTTCATGGCGAGCCTCGAGCGGTGGGAAACCGCGGACGACGAACGAGTCGGTCTCGGCGCCCGCTACACCGTGCACTGGAAAGTCGGGTCGGTGCCGATCGGCGGCGTCATCGAGATCGTCGAGTTCGACCCGCCACGTGAGCTGGCCTGGGTCGGCCTCGCCGGTGTTTCGCAGCGTGGGCGGTTCCGGCTCCGCGAGACGCCCGACGGGCGCACCAAGGTGACGTTCCGGCTGTCATATGAATCAGCGGGCAACCTGCTCGGACTGATCGCAGACCGCGTGGCGGCCGGTCAGGTCGGCCGCAACATGGGGGAGACGCTGAAGAACCTGCGCCGAATGGTCGAGGGCTAG
- the malQ gene encoding 4-alpha-glucanotransferase — protein sequence MADLPESLVELARRYGVATEYEDWTGRSITVPETTLIGVLDALGVPAATENLRAAALTDHDRQYWASALPPVIVGRSGSTSSFWVHVTHGDPVRLWTRLEDGSVRTGLRQLENNRAPYDLDGRLIGEASFELPADLPVGYHELHLQLGTSDISTPIIVSPASLMPPPGRTWGLATQLYSVRSQNSWGIGDLTDLTDLAVWSATKHGAGFVLVNPLHAAAPTAPMEPSPYLPTSRRFVNPIYLRVEAIPEFAYVRHRGHIRKAREHVQARAQKSRLIDRDAAWKVKRAALKAVYRVKRSAGRELAYEAYRERQGASLDEFATWCALTEKYGADWHEWPEELRHPASPAVAEFAAKHAEAVDFHRWLQWQLDDQLTTAQATSVAAGMGLGIMHDLAVGVDPNGADAWALQDVLALGVTAGAPPDEFNQLGQDWSQPPWRPDELANRAYAPFRALVNSLLRHAGGVRIDHIIGLFRLWWIPKGAPPTEGTYVRYDHEAMIGIVALEAHRAGAVVVGEDLGTVEPWVRDYLSERGLFGTSILWFEFDRDGDGGPLHAERWREYCLSSVTTHDLPPTPGYLAGEHVRLRDELGLLTRPAEEELAADRRQQESWLDELRRVGLLSGDLDEAGVDQVVRALYQYLGRTPSRLLALSLADAVGDLRTQNQPGTSDEYPNWRVPLAGPNGKKMLLEAVFTDPRAAALAEVMLRAVNPPV from the coding sequence ATGGCCGACCTCCCGGAGTCACTCGTCGAGCTGGCGCGGCGCTACGGCGTCGCAACCGAATACGAGGACTGGACGGGCAGGAGTATCACGGTGCCCGAAACCACGCTCATCGGCGTGCTCGATGCCCTCGGTGTTCCGGCAGCGACCGAAAACCTGCGCGCGGCGGCATTGACCGATCACGACCGGCAGTACTGGGCCAGTGCGCTGCCGCCGGTGATCGTCGGCCGTTCCGGGTCCACGTCGTCGTTCTGGGTGCACGTCACGCACGGCGATCCGGTGCGGTTGTGGACCCGGCTCGAGGACGGCTCAGTCCGCACCGGTCTGCGCCAGCTCGAAAACAACAGGGCGCCTTATGATCTCGACGGCCGACTGATCGGCGAGGCCAGCTTCGAACTGCCCGCCGACCTGCCGGTCGGTTATCACGAGCTTCACCTTCAGCTGGGGACGTCGGACATCAGTACGCCGATCATCGTCTCCCCCGCCTCGCTGATGCCCCCGCCGGGACGCACCTGGGGCCTGGCCACCCAGCTGTACAGTGTTCGCTCCCAAAACTCCTGGGGCATCGGCGATTTGACGGACCTCACCGACCTCGCGGTGTGGTCGGCCACCAAGCACGGTGCGGGCTTCGTCCTCGTCAACCCGCTGCACGCCGCCGCGCCGACCGCCCCGATGGAGCCGTCGCCGTATCTGCCCACCTCGCGACGCTTCGTCAACCCGATCTACCTGCGGGTGGAGGCGATCCCCGAATTCGCCTACGTCCGCCACCGTGGACACATCCGCAAGGCGCGTGAGCATGTGCAGGCGCGCGCGCAGAAGTCACGCCTCATCGACCGTGACGCCGCATGGAAGGTCAAGCGCGCGGCGTTGAAGGCGGTGTACCGCGTGAAGCGGTCGGCGGGTCGGGAACTGGCGTATGAGGCGTATCGCGAGCGGCAGGGCGCCAGCCTCGACGAGTTCGCCACCTGGTGTGCGCTGACCGAGAAGTACGGCGCCGACTGGCACGAGTGGCCGGAGGAGCTGCGTCATCCCGCGAGCCCGGCGGTCGCCGAGTTCGCCGCGAAACACGCCGAGGCGGTGGACTTTCACCGTTGGCTGCAATGGCAGCTCGACGATCAGCTCACCACGGCGCAGGCGACGTCGGTCGCCGCGGGCATGGGCCTGGGGATCATGCATGACCTGGCCGTCGGGGTCGATCCGAACGGGGCCGACGCGTGGGCGCTGCAGGATGTGCTCGCACTCGGCGTCACCGCGGGCGCACCGCCGGACGAGTTCAACCAGCTCGGTCAGGACTGGTCGCAGCCCCCTTGGCGGCCCGACGAACTCGCGAACCGGGCGTACGCGCCGTTCCGCGCACTCGTCAACTCGCTGCTGCGGCATGCGGGCGGCGTGCGCATCGACCACATCATCGGGCTGTTCCGGCTGTGGTGGATCCCGAAGGGTGCGCCGCCGACGGAAGGCACCTACGTGCGCTACGACCACGAGGCGATGATCGGGATCGTCGCGCTGGAGGCGCACCGCGCCGGCGCCGTGGTCGTCGGCGAGGACCTCGGCACCGTCGAACCGTGGGTGCGTGACTATCTGAGCGAACGGGGCCTGTTCGGCACGTCGATCCTGTGGTTCGAGTTCGACCGCGACGGTGACGGCGGACCATTGCACGCCGAACGCTGGCGCGAGTATTGCCTGTCATCGGTCACCACCCACGATCTACCGCCGACACCCGGCTACCTTGCGGGTGAACACGTCCGGTTGCGCGACGAACTGGGGCTGCTGACCCGGCCCGCCGAGGAGGAGCTGGCCGCCGATCGCCGGCAGCAGGAGTCCTGGCTCGACGAACTGCGTCGCGTCGGTCTGTTGAGCGGTGATCTGGACGAAGCCGGGGTCGATCAGGTGGTCAGGGCGCTGTATCAGTACCTGGGCCGGACGCCCTCGCGGCTGTTGGCGCTGTCGCTGGCCGACGCGGTCGGCGATCTGCGCACCCAGAACCAGCCCGGCACCAGCGATGAATACCCGAACTGGCGGGTGCCGCTGGCGGGTCCAAACGGTAAGAAGATGCTGCTCGAGGCCGTTTTCACCGATCCCCGCGCGGCCGCGCTGGCCGAGGTCATGCTGCGTGCGGTGAATCCGCCGGTGTAA
- the lysA gene encoding diaminopimelate decarboxylase, with protein sequence MTVAAHAHELIGLFPPATRCDGDGTLMLGGCRLDDVAEEFGTPAIVVSEDALRQRARDYLAAFRTRWPRSDVAFASKSFPCTAVQQVMVEEGLHIDVAGGGEILTAIKAGADPARLVLHGNAKSDEELELAVGRGVGLVVVDNFDDIDRLERIVPAGRRQPCLVRVIPGVEAATHASQATGHAGSKFGLMPDDAREAIKRIDRSAKMRLDGVHTHVGSQLLNVEQLAQAVEPIAKLGTFEVYDLGGGLGVRYTYDEHPPTLDEYAHAMVTQANALLPEGSRIIVEPGRSMVANSACTLYRITTVKRGVVTHVAVDGGMGDNLEVSLTGQRFEATIVNRVGGGETVSVVGRHCESGDQLVDGVALREPAVGDLLAVPVTGAYCYTMSNQYNGARRVPVVFTRDGDARLVVRRDTWDDLLMRDVD encoded by the coding sequence ATGACGGTCGCCGCGCACGCGCACGAGTTGATCGGCCTCTTCCCGCCGGCCACGCGGTGCGACGGCGACGGCACGCTGATGCTCGGCGGTTGCCGTCTCGACGATGTCGCCGAGGAGTTCGGCACTCCGGCGATCGTCGTCTCCGAAGACGCGTTGCGACAGCGGGCCCGTGACTACCTCGCCGCCTTCCGCACACGATGGCCGCGCAGCGACGTGGCGTTCGCGTCGAAGTCGTTCCCGTGCACCGCAGTTCAGCAGGTGATGGTGGAAGAGGGGCTCCACATCGACGTCGCGGGCGGTGGGGAGATCCTGACCGCGATCAAGGCGGGCGCGGACCCGGCGCGGCTCGTGTTGCACGGCAACGCAAAGTCCGATGAGGAACTCGAACTGGCCGTCGGGCGCGGCGTCGGCCTGGTCGTGGTGGACAACTTCGATGACATCGACCGGCTCGAGCGCATCGTCCCCGCGGGCCGCCGGCAACCCTGCCTGGTCCGGGTCATCCCGGGTGTGGAGGCCGCCACCCACGCATCGCAGGCGACGGGTCACGCCGGCTCGAAGTTCGGCCTGATGCCCGACGATGCGCGTGAGGCGATCAAGCGGATCGATCGCAGCGCCAAGATGCGGCTGGACGGCGTGCACACCCATGTGGGTTCGCAGCTGCTGAACGTCGAACAACTCGCCCAGGCCGTCGAACCCATCGCGAAGCTCGGCACGTTCGAGGTGTACGACCTCGGCGGCGGCCTCGGCGTGCGCTACACCTACGACGAGCACCCGCCGACGCTCGACGAGTACGCCCACGCGATGGTGACGCAGGCGAACGCACTCCTGCCGGAGGGCAGCCGCATCATCGTCGAGCCGGGCCGCAGCATGGTCGCCAACAGCGCGTGCACGCTGTACCGCATCACGACCGTGAAGCGCGGGGTCGTCACCCACGTCGCGGTGGACGGCGGCATGGGCGACAACCTCGAGGTGTCGCTCACCGGCCAGCGGTTCGAGGCGACGATCGTCAACCGGGTGGGCGGCGGCGAGACCGTCAGCGTGGTCGGGCGGCACTGTGAATCGGGCGACCAGCTCGTCGACGGTGTTGCACTGCGCGAACCGGCGGTCGGCGATCTGCTGGCGGTACCGGTGACCGGGGCCTACTGCTACACGATGTCCAACCAGTACAACGGCGCGCGCCGCGTTCCTGTGGTGTTCACGCGCGACGGCGACGCGCGTCTGGTGGTGCGCCGGGACACCTGGGATGACCTCCTGATGCGCGACGTCGACTGA
- a CDS encoding TetR/AcrR family transcriptional regulator — MILTEHAQTKKQQQGEQSREQILDATEKLMGTRGYAATSISDIRKACGLPASSIYWHFGSKDGVLAAVMERGAERYFAAIPVEADIEQQLAAVIAQQEQHPAFLRLFLLLSLERQDDPVVAAVIRRVRDRAIERFRDAVTQLLPDDVPAAKADRVSAELAAVATALSDGIFLAGHLEPDTTDIARMYRRLHQTVVALIPILLEEK; from the coding sequence ATGATCCTTACAGAACATGCACAGACGAAGAAGCAGCAGCAGGGCGAGCAGTCCCGTGAGCAGATCCTCGACGCCACCGAGAAGCTGATGGGTACTCGCGGCTACGCGGCGACCTCGATCAGCGACATCCGGAAGGCCTGCGGGCTGCCGGCCAGTTCCATCTACTGGCACTTCGGTTCGAAGGACGGCGTGCTGGCCGCGGTGATGGAACGCGGCGCCGAACGCTACTTCGCCGCGATCCCCGTCGAGGCCGATATCGAACAGCAGCTCGCCGCGGTCATCGCACAGCAGGAGCAGCATCCTGCGTTCCTGCGGCTGTTCCTGCTGCTGTCCCTGGAACGCCAGGACGACCCCGTCGTCGCCGCAGTGATCCGCCGGGTGCGTGACCGCGCGATCGAGCGGTTTCGCGACGCCGTGACGCAGCTGCTGCCCGACGACGTTCCCGCTGCCAAGGCTGACCGCGTATCGGCCGAACTCGCCGCGGTCGCCACCGCGCTGTCCGACGGCATCTTCCTGGCCGGTCACCTCGAACCCGACACGACGGACATCGCGCGCATGTACAGACGGCTCCACCAGACGGTGGTGGCACTGATCCCAATCCTGTTGGAGGAGAAATGA
- a CDS encoding SDR family NAD(P)-dependent oxidoreductase, translating to MNTRTAIITGANAGLGLECARALLAEDPSWHLVLAVRDVGRGADAVAALGRPDRCTVAELDLASLQSVRAFAENLRAAALPPLHAIVCNAGLQVVSGTEYTAEGVEMTFGVNHLGHFALVQALLDDLARPARIVVVSSGTHDPAKVTGMPSPNYTTAEQLAHPGESEAPDGRRRYTTSKLCNVLFAYELDRRLGSGADGVTVNTFDPGLMPGTGLARDYSSAGRWMWRYLFPVLRVLPNVNSTRNSGARLARLVRDPALDAVTAAYFEGKRAIPSSQDSYDREKALDLWATSEQLLMQASRDR from the coding sequence ATGAACACGCGAACCGCCATCATCACTGGAGCCAATGCGGGACTTGGACTCGAGTGCGCCCGCGCACTGCTCGCCGAGGACCCGTCATGGCATCTGGTACTCGCCGTGCGCGATGTCGGCCGCGGTGCCGACGCCGTCGCCGCACTGGGGCGCCCGGACCGGTGCACGGTGGCCGAGCTGGACCTCGCCTCGCTGCAGTCGGTGCGCGCCTTCGCCGAGAACCTTCGCGCAGCGGCGCTACCCCCGTTGCATGCGATCGTGTGCAACGCCGGTCTGCAGGTGGTCTCGGGCACCGAGTACACCGCGGAGGGGGTCGAGATGACGTTCGGGGTGAACCATCTCGGGCACTTCGCTCTTGTGCAGGCGTTGCTCGACGACCTGGCGCGTCCGGCTCGGATCGTCGTCGTCAGCAGCGGCACCCATGATCCGGCCAAGGTCACCGGTATGCCGTCGCCGAACTACACCACGGCCGAGCAGCTTGCGCATCCAGGCGAGTCGGAGGCGCCGGACGGCCGCCGCCGCTACACCACGTCGAAATTGTGCAACGTGCTGTTCGCCTACGAACTCGACCGCCGGCTGGGCAGCGGGGCCGACGGCGTCACCGTGAACACCTTCGATCCCGGACTCATGCCGGGAACCGGTCTCGCGCGCGACTACTCGTCGGCCGGGCGGTGGATGTGGCGGTACCTGTTTCCCGTCCTGCGCGTTCTGCCGAACGTCAACAGCACGCGCAACTCCGGCGCGCGCCTCGCAAGGCTCGTGCGGGATCCCGCACTCGACGCCGTTACGGCTGCGTACTTCGAAGGAAAGCGGGCGATCCCGTCGTCACAGGACTCCTATGACCGCGAGAAGGCACTCGATCTGTGGGCCACCAGCGAGCAGTTGCTCATGCAGGCGTCTAGAGACCGCTGA
- a CDS encoding DUF202 domain-containing protein has translation MPEKPGLQAQRTQLAWERSGFSFLVAGALPLLGAGPLDDGRAVLPIVGAALAMLTVWLGRRRARRTTLEPRTEVVLLGWATAAFAAMILVFSGL, from the coding sequence ATGCCGGAAAAGCCGGGGCTGCAGGCCCAACGCACCCAACTTGCCTGGGAGCGGAGCGGATTCAGCTTTCTGGTCGCTGGGGCTCTGCCGCTGCTCGGTGCGGGCCCACTCGACGACGGCCGGGCGGTGCTGCCGATCGTCGGGGCGGCCCTGGCCATGCTGACGGTCTGGCTGGGGCGCCGACGGGCGCGCCGGACGACGCTCGAACCGAGAACCGAAGTCGTGTTACTCGGCTGGGCGACAGCGGCTTTCGCGGCGATGATTCTGGTCTTCAGCGGTCTCTAG
- a CDS encoding YidH family protein, with product MGAVGDDQDLDYRFTLANERTFLAWIRTALALIAGGVAVVQLVPALSIPGIRHGLGTALTVTGGVLAVLAVRRWRTVQTAMQEGAELPRSQMPILLGGAIVVLTIALIFVIAVQP from the coding sequence GTGGGTGCTGTCGGCGATGACCAGGATCTGGACTATCGCTTCACCCTTGCCAACGAACGGACGTTTCTGGCCTGGATCCGCACGGCACTGGCGCTCATCGCTGGTGGTGTCGCGGTCGTCCAGCTGGTGCCGGCACTCTCGATCCCCGGAATACGCCACGGCCTCGGGACGGCGCTGACGGTGACGGGAGGCGTTCTCGCGGTGTTGGCGGTTCGGCGCTGGCGCACCGTGCAGACCGCGATGCAGGAGGGCGCCGAACTGCCTCGCTCACAGATGCCGATACTGCTCGGCGGTGCCATCGTCGTGCTGACCATCGCGCTGATCTTCGTCATCGCGGTGCAGCCGTAG